CGTCGATCTCTGGCCGGCCCCGTTcggtcgccgccggcggcgctgccccgccgcgccgcgcaccGGAGGAGAAAGTTGCGTCCCCTGCGCTTTGCTACGCTACGGCTTTCCTCGATCGCTTCGTTGTTTTTTGTACAAGTGGTGGGAGAGGAATCCGTGACGCGCAGACCGTCGTGTTGGTTACGCCGCGTGCCAATGCGGCGGGTTTCTTCTGCAGACACAAAGGTAAGGGAAGCGGAGGCCGTGGCGGTAGGCCGGCGGAATCGGATTCTAgcccaaacaaaagaaaagaaaagtggCGACCCGCGAGAAGCCGAGAACTGACGAGAACAGATGGAGCCGGCACGGCATGGGCACCGACTCGGGCGCGCACGAAAGCCGCTCCCATCTTCTGCAAATGCGATGCCGCCACCCGGGGGAGACGGCACGGGAGGCGCCGAGGCGCGCCGCGTGCTGCTTGCCATGCCAGGGCGTGGTGCGTGCGGTGACACACCCGCGTGCGGCGTGTCGGTCTCTGTGGCTGCTGCTGCGCCCGGGGCACCAGACCCATTCTTTCTACGGTCGTCGGTGCCCGAGTGGCTTCACGTGAAATTGCTGTGCGGGGTCCGGAGAAGGAAAAAAGAGAGGCCCTCTCCGGTGTACGGAGACCGGAGGCAGGGTCAGGGCGTCAGGCATGGCCTTTACAGCCACCGATCGAGCTCTTTTCTTCTCCCCTCGATCGAGCTCCGTCCTATGATTCGCGGTGGCCCGGTCCTCCGCGACCAGCGCCCGTGCCGCGTCGACTGTGCAGTCGGCCGGCCGGCTGCGCCGTGCGCGCTGCCGCGCTGGCCTCCGGTGGCGCgcacgcccacgcccacgcaCGCCGCGGTACGCTGTGGGCGCCACTCGCACGCCGGCGACGACGCGCGTTCCAGGGCGCCGCGTCGTCAGGCGGTCGCCTCCAGCTCGTGCGCGCTCGATCCAGTGGGCAggcgccggccggcggccgggcGTACATCTCCTCACGCCGCCCTGATCTTCATTCTGTAATTCTTTTTCCTGTTTCGATTGAATTCAATGCATCCACGCTACGGTCCGTTCCATCCTCTATGGCTCAACCGTCCTCCTTCCTCCCATCCCATGTGGGGGTGGTGCACGGATCCATGCATGATCGGACACCAATGATGCACATTCCCAGTTGCTGCTGCCGCGCACGGTGCCATGTTCATGACACCAACCATCTATCCTTGTGCAAATGTGCAGAGACGTGCACCACACCATCTTCCATGCATGTCTCGGCAGCAGCTCCTTGTCACAACTTACCGAAACTGTGCGCGTGGACAGAACCCGTGGTCATCTCTGGTGCTCCTCCTTttggagaaaagaagaaaagatcGTCCAGCCATGGTTTCCGCCCTTATCAGAGTGGATTGCAACGTCTGTGTCTCCATGTTTGGAAGGCCAGAAATCTATGATTTGGACGTGCATCATATAGAAAGAAACTTTACAAATTTCTAACAAATACTATACGTTACAAAAAATAAGAAGAAACCCTTCACCTAAATTCACACCCTAATAAATAAAATCAAGATGAGAGAAAACAAAGGCTCTCTATCAGTGATGATATCTCAGGCAAGCCGAGCCAGACACATCCCGGGCAAAGGGGAAAGCCCCTCGACATGGACCTTTCTTTCCCTCCTCCATGATTTCAACATGAGCTGAAACAAAGAGTGACCAATATACTAATAAGTGCCATCCCCAACCAAGCAGCCACACACCCAGCTCACAGTCACAGCCTCCTACACCAGCACACACAGCTCCAGCGAGCGAGCCAGCCGCCAGCCATGAGCAAGGACTGCGGCAACCACGGCGACGACGAGTTCAAGCAGACGTTCCGGCGCCTGCTGGGCGTGCTCCTGGGCCTCGCCCTCCTCGTCGGCCTCATCGCTCTCATCGTCTACCTGGTCCTCCGCCCCACGCACCCGCGTTTCATCCTCCAGGACGCCGCGCTCCGCCAGCTCGACCTCTCCAACGGCTCGGCCCCGCTGCTCTCCACGGCGGTGCAGGTCACCGTCGCCTCCCGCAACCCCAACGCCCGCGTTGGCGTGCACTACGACCGCCTCGACGTCTACGCCTCCTACAAGTACCAGCAGGTCACGCTCGCGTCCGGGCTCCCGCCCGTGTACCAGGGCCACGGCGACGTCGACGTCTGGTCGCCCGTCCTGGCGGGCCCGAACGTGCCGTTCGCGCCGTTCCTCGCCGACGCCATGAGGAAGGACATCGCCAACGGGTACCTCATCATGGAGGTCAGGATCGACGGACGCGTCCGGTGGAAGGTCGGCAGCTGGACGTCCGGGCACTACCACATCTTCGTCACGTGCCCGGCCTACTTCATCGGCAGCGGCGGGTCCAGCGTCGTCGGGGCGCACGGGCTCAGGTTCCAGACCGCCACCTACTGCCGTGTCGAGGTCTAGCTTCCCGTAACGGCATGCTCTGCTTCCATTGCTCCGGCGAGGTAGGCCAGCTTGTTGCGTGTGTGCATACCGGAaacaggggggggggggggggtggtaaATTGTAATAAAGGGTGGTATATAAAGGTAAAAAAGTGGAGGTAATTTAGAGAGTGGTTTAACTAGTCTTGGTTCATATAAGTATGTTTTTTTTGGGGTTGCATCTTTGTTCAGTTCCTCGTTCAAAATTGTTCATAAACCAAAAGAGTGTCATGGTTTAAAAAAAAtatcctttttttttctattttgcAACTTGGGCATTGCCTTATTCCTTTGCTTTTAGATATGCTGTGTCCTTATTGAATTGATGATAATTTAGCATATCTTCTGTGTGGGGATTAGAAAAGTTTAGGTAGATTGCAAGTCGATTGCAAATCAAATACATGAGTTCAGTTCCAAGCCTCCAATGGAGAGATTTTGCTTTGGAATTACGTTGGTGGCAACAACCCAAACTCCGGCGTCCATCCAAGTCCGGCCGGGGTTTGGTGAGAGGAGGCAAGTACGGATTGGGACCTGGGATCACGGCTTGTGCAGGTAGCTCATTAGTCCCTCTCTTAGCTTGGagatccaaggaaacttcacaAAAGTTAGAGAAGCCTAAAAGTTTGTGTGTGCTGTCTTCTCCATGTGACCATGTGGTCATGTGGAAGACAAACTGTACTTGGAATGATTATGTATCCATATCATtggattttcttttttttgatgGGATATCATTGGGTTTTTCCAGCTGTCTCATCAATCTACACTGCTCCATCTTACAGCAGGAGCAGTGATAGGAGTTGAGTTTAGCTGTATTACCTGATTAACAATGCAGGCAGTGATTCCTTAAAAAAAAAGGTACGATGCAGCAATTGAGCAGTTTGAACATTTACAGAGTTTTTAAGTTGAGGAGCAGGCTGTATCTGTTTTAGTTTACAGTGAACAAACTGGATGCCGAGCAGATTGTCGaggtgtttttttttttttgaaacgaaaGGTAGTCCCGGTGGTGCATGAATATTTTTCAGTGCACGACTAGGTTTTACTGATGTAACTGTAAGATAGGGATGGTGACATTTACGTGATAGCAACTAGCAGCCGTCCGTGGCCCAAATTTCCACTAATCCATCATCTGCCTTATGTTTCTTTACCAAGAAAACTGGAGAAGAGGAAAGAGACTTTTGAGGCAGGTGGACCACCGATGTTGGGATCTTCAGGAAATGAGACGTCAGGCTACAAAAGCATACATGTACATAACCTAGTAGTCAGTCTCACAGCAGCATTTCCTGTGCAATGTAATTACCGACAAAGACAAGTTAAACAAGTCAAAGCCGGTGGAGAACTTTAAATAGGTCGCATGTCGATTGCGAATCACAGACACGAGTTCAGCTCCAATGGAGAATTTGGAGTCACATCGAGGGGCAAGTTTGGTGCCACCAGCCCAGCCGTCCATCCATGTCCGGCCGGCGTTTGGTGAATACGAGGGAAGTACGGTTTGAGACTTGGGGATCCATGCAGCTGCAGAGGTTAGTGATTAGTTTCACTCTAATCAATGGGATCCCAAGAAATTCTGAAGATCAGAGTAAATCCAAGAGCATTTTCGCTGTCATCTCCATGTCTCTGGGCGGGGGTCCTCAGCTGTGTCGTTCTGATCTGTACTAGCCCGGTCCATGGTGTTCTGTATGCTTAATGATGCAGTTAGCGAAGCAGCTAGAAAGAACAGTTGCAGAATTGTTTAACTAGAGTGCAGGctgcatctttttttttttcagcAGAGAAGATACGGAGCTCAAAGCAGAGTGGCCCTAGTGTCCGATTTTCCAGTGGAGCCTGTTACTGATGTAAGCCTTGGGCATGGTCATACATGATAGCAGCATCCGGTGGCCCAGGCCGCGGCTTACGCAGGTCGGCCCCACCACAGGCGGCCACGGCGTGGATGCCCGACACGTCCGGCTTCGGGGACGGCGCCGTCCAGGGAGAGGCGCCGCCCGGCCTGCTCGAGCTCGCGCATGAGCTTCACCTGGGCCCGATCGCGGCAGGAACAGCCGCCGATGGCCCAGCGGCCAGCCGCTTGCATCCAGATTGGAGACCTTTGGGGTGGGGGGGATGGGCCGGCCCATGTATAAAGCCCACTGTATCATGACCCTCTGGCATCTCCACGACAACCGACTATTCTGTTCAGAGAGTAGGAGAGCTTCGTAGAGAACCTCACACATACAGTACTGAACTCATGCCGCACGCCCAGGGATTTTGCTCATATGATCTCTGGACACTGGTTTAGAGTCTTTGTCTTTTGAGGCGAGTTTAGAGTCTTTGTTTCAAGGCTTCGATCCATGTTCTTTCATTCTTCGGCTTGATCCTTCAACCCGTGATCCATGTTTCAAGTCTCCAGACCTGATCTCCTGTTGCTTAAGAACATGTCGAGAGGGATTGAAGAAGCGTTGGGAGCTACGCGCTGGCTAGTGCTGCTGCATCCATCCATGATCCATGTGCATGCGTTCCTCTCACTCTTTAttcctctgtttctttttctGGCTCTGTTGATTCAGGGTATAGGCCATAAACGACTTTCGACGAGTGGACTTCTTGTCTGACACTCTCATGTCTGAGTCCATGTCGAGAGTTTTATTTATGGCCTCGATTAGTAGCTAGGTTTGATGGGTAGGTACCCCATTTATCTCCACCTACCTAAAACCAATGTGCTtaattttgaactcgagctgcTTGAGTCGCTGCGTCAATGGCGATCGACGAGAGCGATCCGGTCCCTTCCCTGGCTGGCAGGCGCGCAGCCTCcatcttctcttcttcttcttcttctttccagGTTAGTGACCTTGTTCTATATGCATGCAGATCTCCATATCCACTGTTCTTTATTTGTTAATTCACTATATATCTTACCATGTTGGTGCCTTTGACCTTTGAGTTCTATATAACGTTCGAAAAAACAAACGTTGAGTTCTAGATACCGTTAAATTACCTGATATCTTTGGAATTACAGAAACTGTGGGTGCGGAATAGGGGCTAAGTTTCCTGATTTTGTTAACCTCGTTTGGAAAATAATTTAAATCCAAGTGAGGGGTGTTCCATATTTATAAAGAGCAATACAAGAGTAATATATGATGTATGTCTTCCAAAGCTGATGCGCTTTAATTTTGAGAGATTTACTGAGAGTTATTGTATGGACTTggcccatatatatatatacacatatacatatatacatatatatacacacacacacatgtaCATCTAATGATCAGCTAACTGCAGGGCTGTGTGAGGAATTAGAAAAGGGCATCAGAAACTTTTGGTGGGGAGCAGAGAAGGGCCAACGCAAGACTCATTGGATTGCGTGGGATAAGTTTACAAGATCGAAAGACAGAGAGGGTTTGGGTTTCAGAGATCTGCAGATCTTCAACCAGGCTCTGCTGGCTAGACAGGCGTGGAGATTGCTGGTCTTCCCTGACAGCTTTATGTGCAAAAATTTTGAAAGCTCGGTGTTGGAAATAAATTCTGTTAAGATATTGTGATCTTCACTGTTAAGAAAAACGTTTAAACCATCTAAACGTGATTAAGGAAACCTAATGATATACCCTAATGGGCTGTGATCAGCAGGTCCATTAGGCCTGTTTCCAGAGGCTGGCCCCCAGCCCCACAGTGCCTATAAACATAAGGTCGTGGTTAGCACCCTGATGACCTAATTAatctcaatctaaaaccctagccACCGCTAGTCTGATCGCTAAGGGCATTGGAGGGGTTTGGAAGGCCAAGCACTCCCGTTGGCGCCCGGAGGACGCCGATTCGCCGCTGCATCTCCTACACCGACAAGAACGCCTACTTCCTCTACGGATCAGGCGTAAATGGCTGCTGCAACTGCTAACGCTGGTATAAAGATTACCGTTTATTCCGCATTAGATTGATTTGTCATGAACTAGGTTATGTTAAGATTCTGGATAATCTTGCCGTTAATTTTAAGTTTTTGGCAATTCTAACAATCGGTATCAAGAGCCATCTTAACCTAGTCATGCACGGTCAAATTTTGAGCCAAGTTTATGCCTCTGTTTCGTCGGTTTTAAGATGCAAAGGTGCTGTGCAGATTAGATCCTATTGCACAGTTAAGGTTAATTCATGTTTTAGACGCAATTAGTCCCTGCAGAAAGGTTTTATGTGTTAATCATGCTTGATTAGATCTAAATCATGGTTAATTAGTTTTCTGATCACgagattagatctaatctaattcGTTTTATGTCAAATTTAAGTTTAATCTTGATCTGTTAATGCTAAGTGTCTCGGATTAGATGCAAAGGTTTaacatttattctaattcaTGGTTAAACCGAGATAAAATTGATGATTAGCTATGCAATTAAAGTTAGGGCATGCTGCTAATTAATCTGTTCCCAAATTAGATCTCTGTTCATGTTTAATTTCCGCAAAATAAGATTCAAAATCATGAACAAGATGCATAAGTAAGCATTGAGAGGAAGGGGAATACAAATCTCAGATCCCGTCATGAACCCtaacccaaaaaaaaaaaaaatcacctGCGCGCGGCCGCCGGCAGCCCGCGCGCCGCTGCTGGGCCAGCGCGCCAGCGCCGCTGCTGGGCCCGCCCGCGCGGCAGCTgcaccccgcgcgcgccgcccgctcccGCAGCGCCACGCGGCCGCCCCGAGCGCGCAGCCAGCGCGCCAGCGCCGCTGCTGGGCCCGCCCGCGCGGCAGCTgcaccccgcgcgcgccgcccgctcccGCAGCGCCACGCGGCCGCCCCGAGCGCGGCAGCCCACGCGCTGCTGCTGGCCCGCGCGACAGCCGGCGCCCGCCACGCGGCACCCGCGCGGCCGCCCTGAGCGCGCTCCAGCGCGCGGCAGCTGGCGCCCGCCTGCGCGGCAGCCCGCGCGCCTGCCCGCGTggccccgcgcggccgccccgAGCACGCTCCAGCGCGCCTGCCCGCGCGGCAGCCGGCGCTCGCCCGCGTGGCAGCCCACGCGCCGCCCGCGTGGCCCCGCGCGGCCGCTCCGAGCGCGCAGCCCGAgcgctgccgcgcgcgccgctgcgccgcctcgcgcgccgccgcgcgccagcgccgcccccaACGCTGCCTCTGAGCGGCGGCTGTGCCCGGGGGTGGGAGAGGATGAAGTGGAGTGAGAAAGTTAGGGTTTCATTCCGACCGAGCTGTTTTATATGAGCTGCCGTAAGTTTCTGGCCGTTCGATCGGAATGGAGCGTCCAGATTTATCCGCATTAGGGTTTCCGCGGGATGGGCCAAATGGGCCTAATGTGCAGATTGGGCTGCGCGTATAGAAGGGATTTTGGGCTGTTTTACGAGTTTTAGCCCAGTCATGGATTTAAGGAGTGGCTTAAGAACAAAGGTACAATTACTGATTATGTATCTTTTATTGATGAATCGTTCTTAGTGAATTTTTCTCC
Above is a genomic segment from Panicum hallii strain FIL2 chromosome 8, PHallii_v3.1, whole genome shotgun sequence containing:
- the LOC112901907 gene encoding NDR1/HIN1-like protein 1, with the protein product MSKDCGNHGDDEFKQTFRRLLGVLLGLALLVGLIALIVYLVLRPTHPRFILQDAALRQLDLSNGSAPLLSTAVQVTVASRNPNARVGVHYDRLDVYASYKYQQVTLASGLPPVYQGHGDVDVWSPVLAGPNVPFAPFLADAMRKDIANGYLIMEVRIDGRVRWKVGSWTSGHYHIFVTCPAYFIGSGGSSVVGAHGLRFQTATYCRVEV